AGAGCAGCTTGCTGCCATCAATGAAAAACAAGGGAAATGGTGGATCTGCAGTACACTACATATAACAGATCCCTGCTTCCACTGCTTAAAAAAGAACAGATCTACATCATTGATGCATTTGAGGATCTGACAGAGGAACAAAAAAGATTTGTAGACCGTTATTTTGAGGAGAATGTTTATCCGGTACTGACACCGATGGCAGTGGATGCATCACGTCCGTTTCCGCTCATCCGCAATAAGACATTAAACATTGCTGCATTGCTTTCAAAAAAGAATACAAAAAGTGAAAAGCAGGAACTGGATTTTGCGACAGTACAGGTTCCGGGAGTACTTCCAAGACTGGTACAGATCCCTTCGGAAGAAGAAAGTGTCAGGAGCTTTATCCTGTTAGAACAGATCATTGAAAAAAATATCGACAAACTGTTTTTAAATTATGAAGTACTCTGTGCGTACCCATACCGTATCATGCGAAATGCGGATCTGACAATTGATGAGGACGAGGCAGAGGATCTTTTAAAAGAGATCCAGAAACAGCTTAAGATGAGACAGTGGGGCGAAGTGATCCGTCTTGAAGTAGAGAGTGGAATCGATAAACGTCTGCTGCGGTTCTTAAAGGATGAACTGAAAGTGGCAGAGGAAGATATCTTCTGTATTCAGGGACCGATCGATCTTACTTTCCTTATGAAAATGTATGGACTTTCCGGTTGTGATCATTTGCGTTACAAGCCGTATACACCGCAGAAGAATCCAAAGATCGAGCCGGGAGAAAATCTGTTTGAACTGATTAGAAATGGAGATATTTTTTTACATCACCCATATCAGACCTTTGACCCTGTCGTTGACTTTATCCGACAGGCGGCATCTGATCCCGATGTTCTTGCGATTAAGCAGACTCTTTACCGTGTCAGTGGTAATTCACCGATTATTGCTTCTTTGGCACAGGCAGCGGAAAATGGCAAGCAGGTATCTGTTTTAGTAGAATTAAAAGCACGTTTTGATGAAGAAAATAATATTGTCTGGGCGAAAAAATTAGAACAGGCAGGCTGTCATGTAATTTATGGACTGGTTGGTTTAAAAACCCACAGTAAGATCGCACTGGTTGTCCGCAGGGAAGAGGATGGCATCCGCAGATATGTGCATCTTGGAACCGGTAACTATAACGATTCAACAGCAAAATTATATACGGACTGTGGAATCTTTACCTGCAATGAAGCGATTGGAGAAGATGCGACAGCGGTATTCAATATGCTTTCCGGTTATTCTGAACCACTTTCCTGGAATGAACTGTCACTTGCACCAATCTGGCTGCGTAATAAATTCATGAAGCTGATCGGCAGGGAGACGGCACATGCAAAAAAAGGAAGACCTGCCCGTATTGTTGCCAAGATGAATTCACTCTGCGATCCGGGAATCATAGCAGCGCTTTATGAGGCGTCGGCAGCAGGGGTAAAGATCCAGCTGATCGTGCGTGGTATCTGCTGTCTGAAAGTAGGCATCGAAGGTGTGAGTGAAAATATCGAAGTGCGTTCGATTGTTGGAAATTTCTTAGAGCACAGCAGAATTTTCTGGTTTGAGAATAACGGTGCGGATGAAGTTTATATGGGAAGTGCAGACTGGATGCCGCGTAACTTGGACCGTCGTGTTGAAATATTGTTCCCTGTTCTGGATGATGATGCAAAAGAATCTGCAAAACATATTCTTGAAGTTGAATTATCTGACAATACAAAGGCTCATATCTTGAAATCAGATGGAAATTATGAGAAAATAGATAAAAGAGGAAAAGTTTTAGTCAATTCACAGATGCAATTCTGTGAGGAAGCCGTTGTGGCGGTCCCGAAACAGGATCATGTATACCGGGAAAGGGTGTTTGTTCCGGCAGAGCCTGCAGAATAGCGGAAGTGGTGGAGTGTGAAATGGTTTTTCACATATAAGAAGGGGAGAGGTATATGAATCACAAAATTTTATGTGTGGATCTGGATGCAACATTACTGTGCGATGATAAAAGTATCTCACAGAAGAACCGTGATGCAATTCACAAAATGTTAGAGGCAGGACATTACATAGCACTTGCAACCGGAAGACCGGTTGAAACGGCAAGAGAAGTCGCAAGAAATCTGGGGTTAAATACACCTGGGTGTTATATGATCGCATTCAATGGTGCGGTGCTTTATGACTGTGCGGCAGACCGCGTATTGTTGCAGCGTTCACTTCCGATTGAGGTTGTGCAGGAGCTTTTTGATAAGGCAAAACGTGCCGGTTTATATGTGCAGACCTATAACAGTACGGATCTTATCACTACAAAACATACCAAAGAGCTGGATTATTATGTGAAACAGGCACATATTTCCTATAAGATATCACCGAATATTCTGGATGCTTTAGAGGAAGAACCACAGAAGGTTATGCTGATCTCACTGGATCAGAGAGACAAGTTAGAACGTTTCCAGAAAAGGAATTTGAAATGGGAACAGGGAAAATGTAACAGTTTCTTCTCAAGCAGCCAGTATCTTGAATATAGTCCTAAGAATACAAGCAAGGCGACCGGTATTTTAGAACTGACAAAGATTTTAAACATGCCGATGGATACGACCATCGCAGTCGGAGATGAAGATAGTGATGTTCCGATGATAAAAACTGCATACGTAGGGGTTGCAGTGAAAAATGCCACCGAAAAAGCAAAAGCAGCAGCGGATTACGTCACGGTAAATGACAATAATCATGATGCCATTGCTGAGGTGATTGAAAAATTTGTACTATGATCCACCGAACCTGTTTCCCCGTAAAATATATGGGATATGGACTATTTTCCGGCATGTATTTTGATTGCTTCTAATACAGAATAAGGGATATAAAGCTGTCCGCGTCCGATGCCAAGTTTTATGGCAGGTTTGTTTTCCCCATGAAAATCCGAGCCGCCGCTGATGAGCAGATTATTTTCTTTTGCAATACGTTTGACAAGCTGTTCTTCTCCAGTGGTATAGGTAGAGTAGATTGCCTCAATGCCGTCAAGTCCTGCCGCCTTTAAGTCGTCGATCAGAAGCTGTAATTGTTCTACCCCCAGATGATAAAGCAGCGGATGCGCAAGGATGGCGACACCACCGGTTCTTTTTATAAGTGAGACGGCTTCCATTGGAGATACTTTAAAACGTCCGACATAGCAGCGGCAGCCATCACCGATGTATTTGTCAAATGCTTCGGAAACGGATTTAATCCATCCGTGTTCATAAAGGAAACGTGCGATGTTTGCGCGTGTAATGACACTATCCGGATTTTCTGCCAGGAGGGCTTCCATAGTAATTGGAAATCCTTCTTTTTGCAGGGCAAGGATCATTTTTTCGTTCCGTTTATCACGGCAGTCACGGAAGTCTGCAGTCATTTTTAAGAGTTCCGGGTCATCCGGGTTAATGTAGAGACCGACGATGTGGATTTCCTTTTCCTGTTTTTTTCCCGGAAGCGTGTAAGCAGTGGAAAGTTCAATGCCCGGGATCAGCTCAATACCGGCTTCCTTTGCGGCATCCATAGCTTTTTTGATACCGGTGGCAGTATCATGGTCCGTCAGAGCGATAGCGGAAAGACCGGCTTTTTTTGCTTCGGCGATCACCTCAGTGGGTGTAAATGTTCCATCTGATTCCGTGGAATGTACATGCAGGTCAACAATTCTATTATCCATAGTCTGTAAGTCCTTTCATATCTGTATTTTATAACAACAGAGCTGTTATGGTAGAGTAAAGTCTGTTATTATATGAAAACGGTTAAGCAATTTCATCGTAGCATGAATGGAATATATTTGTCAAAAAGTTAAAAAATATAAAAAAAATGGTTTACATATTTTACCAGAATGGTACAATAGTCGCAGGATGGTTTTTAGGCAAAAAATACAGCAAAGAAGGTGAAAAAATGCAATTACTGACGTTTATGCTCAATAATGTCCGTTTTGGAATACCGGTGGATGATGTCGAGTCGATTGAAACCAGAATGAGTGTGGTAGGTGTTCCAAATGCACCTGCGCATATCGAAGGAATCGTGAATCTGCATGGTGATATCGTTCCGATATGTAATCTTGCTGACTATTTCGGATATCCAAAACAGGATATAAAAAATGTTATTGTGGCAAGTATGAATGGCATGAAGATTGGTCTTGAAGTAGAGAGTGTCCGTGAGATCATTGATGTAAATGAAAAACAGGTGATTCCGATGCCGACGATCATGAATGCCAATCAGAGCTGCTTTAATGATGTGGCATCCTATGATAAGCAGCTGATCGTGATGTTTGAGGTGTCAAAACTGATGCCACAGTCCGAGCAGCAGGGGATAAAGCAGCTTATCGATGACAATACCTGACAGACATAGTAAATAAAGTGCACAAACAGGAGGAAAAGGTTATGTATAAGAATCTAAAAATTCAGGAACGGCTGAAAAAATGTTTCACAGTCGTTGCACTGCTTGCATCCATTGCAGGTGTTATTGGAGCAATTATGATGCTTATTATATCTGCGCAGTATAAACATGCGCTTACTAATTATGGTTTTTCACAGGGTGATATCGGAAAGGCAATGATCGTTTTTGCAGATGCGAGATCGGCAGCGCGCGGTGTGATTGGTTACAATGATGCTGATATGATCGCAACCATGAAACAGATACATGATGAAAAGAAACAGAAGTTTGATGATTACTGGGCTATAGTTGCGAACACCTGTGTGACAGGCACTGAGAAAGATCTCTATGAGCAGGTGAACACACTTGTTCAGCAGTACTGGGATGCAGAAGCCCAAGCGATGGAGATCGGCGCTTCCACGGACAATGAAGACAGCATCAAAGCCCAGCAAATGATGAACGATACCGTAGATCCATTGTATGAGCAGGTTTACAGCCTTACAGCTGACTTGCTGAATGCAAACGTAAACGAGGGAAACTCCCTTGAGGCAAAGCTTTCTGCCATGAGTATTATTTTCCTTATTATGATTGTTGCAATGATTGTATTTGCATTTGCACAGGCAATGAGAATGGGAAGTTCCATTGCAAAGGGTATCGCAGTACCACTTGGTGAGTTGAGTGACAGATTTACAACATTTGCAAAAGGTAACCTTACCGATCCGTTCCCGGTAGTAGATACCCAGGATGAGGTTGCAGATATGATCAATACAGCGAATGAGATGAAAGAAACATTAAAGCTTGTTATTGCTGACTGTGGCAAACATCTTGCAGATATGGCAAGTGGTAACTTCGATATCAGAACAGACTGTCCGGAAGTATATCAGGGTGAATTTGAGAAGCTGCTTCTCGCTATGCGTGATATGAAGAATCAGATGATCGTAACATTACGTTCTATTGAAGATGCGTCCAGTCAGGTATCCGCAGGATCTACAAACCTTGCAGAGGCATCCCAGAGTCTTGCAGAGGGTGCTACTGAGCAGGCAGGTGCAGTAGAAGAGTTACAGGCTACGATCACAAGCATCACAGAGAATATTGAAAAATCTGCAGATCAGGCACATGAGTCCTATGTACAGGCAAAACAGTATGCAGACGAAGCTGACAACAGCCGTGTGCAGATGACAGCAATGGTAGATGCAATGACACGCATCAACGAGACATCCAAAAATATCGAGAATATCATTTCTGAGATTGAGGATATCGCATCCCAGACAAACCTGCTTTCCTTAAATGCTTCCATTGAGGCGGCAAGAGCAGGAGAGGCAGGAAGAGGATTTGCGGTTGTTGCTGACCAGATCCGTCAGTTAGCAGAGCAGAGTACAAAATCTGCAGTAGATACCAGAAAACTGATTGAAGGATCCTTAGAGGAGATCGCAGAAGGAAACAAGGCGGCAGACAAAGCTGCAGCATCCATTGAAACAGTTGTAGAAGGAATCGGCAAAATTGCCGAGTCTGCCAGAAATGTCAGACAGGTATCCAGAGATCAGGCAACTGCCATGGAACAGGCAGAGCAGGGTGTCAACCAGATTTCGGAGGTTGTTCAGGCAAACTCCGCAACCGCACAGGAGTCCTCTGCTACCAGCGAGGAGCTTTCTGCTCAGGCAGTATCCTTAGATGAACTGATTAGTAAATATGTTCTTCCACAGGAATAATTAATAAGAAAACACTTGACAGAGATATTTTGAAGTGGTATAGTTAAATAGTTGTTGAAAACAAAGTAGAGTATCCACTCTCACCGGAGCACCAGCATTCGTGTGACTCATGGTTTTATATTCAAGGCATCGGGAATATTCCTGTTGTTTGAAGTACCGCACCTTGCGAGTATTGAGTATTAAAAGTGGATAGTCTGCCTATCCACTTTTTTTGATGCAAGTAAAGAATAATATTTTGGAGGTGCAATACCATTAGCGAGTTAATGATTAATGAACAGATCAGAGACAGAGAAGTTCGTCTGATCGGAGAAAACGGAGAACAGCTTGGCATTATGTCAGCAAGAGAAGCAATGAAGCTGGCTGAGGAAGCAGAGCTTGATTTGGTCAAGATTGCTCCGACCGCAAAGCCGCCGGTATGTAAGATTATCGATTACGGTAAATATCGTTATGAGATGGCTAGAAAAGAGAAAGAAGCCAGAAAAAAACAGAAAGTGGTCGAGTTAAAAGAGATTCGTCTGTCACCGAATATTGATTCAAATGATTTGAACACCAAAATGAATGCTGCAAAAAAATTCTTGAGCAAAGGTGATAAAGTAAAGATTACTTTAAGATTCCGCGGACGTGAGATGGCACATATGAATGCCAGCAAACACATTCTGGATGATTTTGCTGAGAGTCTTGCAGAGGTTGCAGTAGTGGAAAAAGCACCAAAGGTTGAAGGCAGAAGCATCAGCATGGTGTTGGCAGAAAAAAAATCATAATTTTAAGGAGGAATATATCATGCCAAAAATGAAAACAAGCAGAGCAGCTGCAAAACGTTTCAAAGTAACAGGAACAGGAAAATTAAAGAGAAATAAAGCTTACAAGAGACATATCTTAACAAAGAAAACAACAAAGAATAAGAGAAATCTTAGAAAACCGGCTATCGTAGATGCTACAAACGTTAAGAATATGAAGAAGATTTTACCATACATGTAAGAAAGTTGTTAAGGAGGAATAGATCATGGCAAGAGTTAAAGGCGGTTTAGGCGCTAAAAAAAGACATAATAGAACATTAAAATTAGCAAAAGGTTACAGAGGAGCTCGTTCTAAACAGTACCGTGTTGCAAAACAGTCTGTTATGAGAGCCTTAACAAGTTCTTATGCAGGTAGAAAAGAAAGAAAGAGACAGTTCCGTCAGTTATGGATCGCTCGTATCAACGCAGCAGCAAGAATGAACGGAATCTCTTACAGCCAGATGATGCACGGCTTAAAAGTAGCTGGTGTTGATATCAACCGTAAAATGTTAGCAGAGATGGCTGTAAATGATGCAGCAGGATTTGCAGCATTAGCAGAAATTGCTAAGAAAGCAGTTGCTTAATTATAGGACAAGACTTAAGAGAACTTATTCCGGTGGGACAACCTGCCGGGGTAGGTTCTTTTTCTATGGAAGACAAAGTGGAGGTTTTTCATGCAGATAAACGGATATTTATATGACACCCATGTACACACGTCAGAGGGTAGTGCATGCGGACAGAATACAGGGGCAGAGATGGCGGGAGCGTATCAGAAAGCGGGATATGCCGGCATCGTTGTAACAGACCATTTCTTCTATGGAAATACGGCAGCAGACCGGAGTCTTCCGTGGAAAGACTGGGTGGAACAATTCTGCAAGGGATATGAACATGCAAAAGAAGAAGGCGATAAGATTGGATTGCAGGTATTCTTTGGATGGGAGTCAGGATATCAGGGAACAGAATTTTTAATATATGGGTTAAGTAAGGAATGGCTGTTAGAACATCCCGAGATCAAGGATGCAGATGTAAAAGAGCAATATGAACTGGTGCATGCCGGTGGAGGCATTGTCAGTCAGGCTCATCCGTTCCGTGAGGAGGACTATATTCCGGAAATCCGTCTTTTCCCAGACTGTGTGGATGCGGTAGAGGGAATCAATGCCACACATGAGAGTCCGGCAAGCACGGCGCATAAAAACATTTTATATAATGAGAAAGCCATTGCCTATGCAAGAAAACATGAACTTCCTATTACGGCAGGCTCTGACCAGCACACCACAAAGATGATTGGTGGTGGTATGCTGTTTGACAGAAGACTTGCTGATGAAAAAGATTTTTGTAAGGCGGTGCTTGCGGGAGAAGCAAAAGCATACTGGAATGGCAGTGAGTTCTATGCGAAAACCAGTGATATGTAAAAACGATATTGAAAAAGGAAATCATGTATGTTAAATGCGGTATTATGACTGGGGAGTACGCGAATGTGCCCGGTATTCTTTTGGGGACATTTGCTTTTGCTTGTGAAATGTTTTGGAAAAATATAAGCTGTTGTCAAAACCAAGTGAGTTCGCAATTGCAGTGATGGACAGATTGGAGTGTTCTAAAAGATAACATGCCTGTTTCATGCGAAAATCCGTCAGATATTCCTTTGGTGACTGACCGAGCACTGACTCAAAAGAGCGGAACAGGTGGCTGCGGCTGACCCCGACATAGTCTGCAATATCTTCCACGGTAATTGCATAAGAATAATTGGAAGAGATATATTCGATGCCTTTTTGCACATAACTGTTGGCAGAAATTTGTTCTGTTGTGTGGGAGGCGTCGTGTAAAAACATGGCGAGCATTGTATAGAGCCGTCCGGTCATTTCCACGGCATGCTGAAATTCGTTGCCTCTTGCATCATATATATGAAGTATCTGTCGGTGAATGTCATCTCCGTGAGGTGTAGAGCGGATAATCGGTTTTTCAGGCGAAAAATCAGTTGCTTTTAAGATCATGGAAGCGTCACTGCCTGTAAAACCTACCCATGCATATTCCCACGGATCCGCTTCGGCAGCGTAATAAACAACCTCTGTGTTTGGATAGACTAAAAATGAGTCTCCCGCCTGTAATTCATAAGTGCGTTTTCCAATCTTATAGAATCCCTTTCCTGAAATAATATAATGGATCAGATAATGATCCCGGATTCCCGGTCCCCACTGATACAGGGAATCACATCGTTGAAATCCTACATTGTACACAGAAAGAGAAACCAGTTCCTTTTCCGTTACTTTGTAGGAATTTTTATGTTTTTCATACATAGAAATCCTCCATTATTTACTGGTAATTAACTGCCAGTGTATTTTATAAATATAAGTATACTGGCTGCCATACTAATATGCAACATTTTTACATATTATTTGTACATTTTTGGCTATACATTTTCATCAGAATGGGGTAAGATGTACCCATAACGTTGAAGGTAAATAAAAAGACTTGTTATGGAAAGGTGGAAGAAAACTATGGCAATTTTAGTTACCGGCGGTGCCGGATTTATTGGAAGTCACACATGTGTAGAATTATTAAATGCAGGTTATGAGGTTGTTGTTCTTGACAATCTGGTAAATGCATCTGAGAAATCATTAGAGCGTGTAAAAGCAATCACAGGAAAAGATGTAACTTTCTATAAAGGAGATATTTTAGACCGTGAGATCTTAAATGAGATCTTTAAGAAAGAGAAAATTGACAGCTGCATTCATTTTGCAGGATTAAAGGCTGTTGGTGAGTCTGTACAGAAACCTTGGGAATATTACAACAACAATATTTCAGGAACATTAACTCTGGTAGATGTAATGCGCCAGCATAACTGCAAGAACATTATTTTCTCATCTTCAGCAACGGTATATGGTGATCCGGCTGAAATCCCGATCACAGAGAACTGCCCGAAAGGTCAGTGTACCAATCCTTATGGCTGGACAAAATCCATGTTAGAGCAGGTACTGATGGATATCCAGAAAGCTGATCCGGAGTGGAATGTTATTTTACTTCGTTACTTTAACCCGATCGGTGCCCATAAGAGCGGAACAATGGGAGAAAACCCGAATGGTATCCCGAACAATCTGATGCCGTATATCACACAGGTGGCAGTTGGAAAATTAAAAGAACTTGGTGTATTTGGCAATGATTATGATACACCGGATGGAACTGGTGTCAGAGATTATATTCATGTCGTTGATCTTGCACTTGGTCATGTAAAGGCATTGAAGAAGATTGATGAGAACTGTGGTCTTGCAATCTATAACCTTGGAACTGGTCATGGTTACAGCGTACTTGATATTGTGAAAAACTTCGAAGCTGC
The Roseburia rectibacter DNA segment above includes these coding regions:
- a CDS encoding Cof-type HAD-IIB family hydrolase: MNHKILCVDLDATLLCDDKSISQKNRDAIHKMLEAGHYIALATGRPVETAREVARNLGLNTPGCYMIAFNGAVLYDCAADRVLLQRSLPIEVVQELFDKAKRAGLYVQTYNSTDLITTKHTKELDYYVKQAHISYKISPNILDALEEEPQKVMLISLDQRDKLERFQKRNLKWEQGKCNSFFSSSQYLEYSPKNTSKATGILELTKILNMPMDTTIAVGDEDSDVPMIKTAYVGVAVKNATEKAKAAADYVTVNDNNHDAIAEVIEKFVL
- a CDS encoding PHP domain-containing protein, with product MDNRIVDLHVHSTESDGTFTPTEVIAEAKKAGLSAIALTDHDTATGIKKAMDAAKEAGIELIPGIELSTAYTLPGKKQEKEIHIVGLYINPDDPELLKMTADFRDCRDKRNEKMILALQKEGFPITMEALLAENPDSVITRANIARFLYEHGWIKSVSEAFDKYIGDGCRCYVGRFKVSPMEAVSLIKRTGGVAILAHPLLYHLGVEQLQLLIDDLKAAGLDGIEAIYSTYTTGEEQLVKRIAKENNLLISGGSDFHGENKPAIKLGIGRGQLYIPYSVLEAIKIHAGK
- a CDS encoding chemotaxis protein CheW — encoded protein: MQLLTFMLNNVRFGIPVDDVESIETRMSVVGVPNAPAHIEGIVNLHGDIVPICNLADYFGYPKQDIKNVIVASMNGMKIGLEVESVREIIDVNEKQVIPMPTIMNANQSCFNDVASYDKQLIVMFEVSKLMPQSEQQGIKQLIDDNT
- a CDS encoding methyl-accepting chemotaxis protein — translated: MYKNLKIQERLKKCFTVVALLASIAGVIGAIMMLIISAQYKHALTNYGFSQGDIGKAMIVFADARSAARGVIGYNDADMIATMKQIHDEKKQKFDDYWAIVANTCVTGTEKDLYEQVNTLVQQYWDAEAQAMEIGASTDNEDSIKAQQMMNDTVDPLYEQVYSLTADLLNANVNEGNSLEAKLSAMSIIFLIMIVAMIVFAFAQAMRMGSSIAKGIAVPLGELSDRFTTFAKGNLTDPFPVVDTQDEVADMINTANEMKETLKLVIADCGKHLADMASGNFDIRTDCPEVYQGEFEKLLLAMRDMKNQMIVTLRSIEDASSQVSAGSTNLAEASQSLAEGATEQAGAVEELQATITSITENIEKSADQAHESYVQAKQYADEADNSRVQMTAMVDAMTRINETSKNIENIISEIEDIASQTNLLSLNASIEAARAGEAGRGFAVVADQIRQLAEQSTKSAVDTRKLIEGSLEEIAEGNKAADKAAASIETVVEGIGKIAESARNVRQVSRDQATAMEQAEQGVNQISEVVQANSATAQESSATSEELSAQAVSLDELISKYVLPQE
- the infC gene encoding translation initiation factor IF-3 produces the protein MINEQIRDREVRLIGENGEQLGIMSAREAMKLAEEAELDLVKIAPTAKPPVCKIIDYGKYRYEMARKEKEARKKQKVVELKEIRLSPNIDSNDLNTKMNAAKKFLSKGDKVKITLRFRGREMAHMNASKHILDDFAESLAEVAVVEKAPKVEGRSISMVLAEKKS
- the rpmI gene encoding 50S ribosomal protein L35, translating into MPKMKTSRAAAKRFKVTGTGKLKRNKAYKRHILTKKTTKNKRNLRKPAIVDATNVKNMKKILPYM
- the rplT gene encoding 50S ribosomal protein L20 is translated as MARVKGGLGAKKRHNRTLKLAKGYRGARSKQYRVAKQSVMRALTSSYAGRKERKRQFRQLWIARINAAARMNGISYSQMMHGLKVAGVDINRKMLAEMAVNDAAGFAALAEIAKKAVA
- a CDS encoding PHP-associated domain-containing protein — its product is MQINGYLYDTHVHTSEGSACGQNTGAEMAGAYQKAGYAGIVVTDHFFYGNTAADRSLPWKDWVEQFCKGYEHAKEEGDKIGLQVFFGWESGYQGTEFLIYGLSKEWLLEHPEIKDADVKEQYELVHAGGGIVSQAHPFREEDYIPEIRLFPDCVDAVEGINATHESPASTAHKNILYNEKAIAYARKHELPITAGSDQHTTKMIGGGMLFDRRLADEKDFCKAVLAGEAKAYWNGSEFYAKTSDM
- a CDS encoding AraC family transcriptional regulator, with protein sequence MYEKHKNSYKVTEKELVSLSVYNVGFQRCDSLYQWGPGIRDHYLIHYIISGKGFYKIGKRTYELQAGDSFLVYPNTEVVYYAAEADPWEYAWVGFTGSDASMILKATDFSPEKPIIRSTPHGDDIHRQILHIYDARGNEFQHAVEMTGRLYTMLAMFLHDASHTTEQISANSYVQKGIEYISSNYSYAITVEDIADYVGVSRSHLFRSFESVLGQSPKEYLTDFRMKQACYLLEHSNLSITAIANSLGFDNSLYFSKTFHKQKQMSPKEYRAHSRTPQS
- the galE gene encoding UDP-glucose 4-epimerase GalE; the protein is MAILVTGGAGFIGSHTCVELLNAGYEVVVLDNLVNASEKSLERVKAITGKDVTFYKGDILDREILNEIFKKEKIDSCIHFAGLKAVGESVQKPWEYYNNNISGTLTLVDVMRQHNCKNIIFSSSATVYGDPAEIPITENCPKGQCTNPYGWTKSMLEQVLMDIQKADPEWNVILLRYFNPIGAHKSGTMGENPNGIPNNLMPYITQVAVGKLKELGVFGNDYDTPDGTGVRDYIHVVDLALGHVKALKKIDENCGLAIYNLGTGHGYSVLDIVKNFEAATGVKIPYAIKPRRAGDIATCYCDPSKAERELGWKAQYGIKEMCEDSWRWQKNNPNGYDE